A single window of Martelella sp. NC20 DNA harbors:
- a CDS encoding LysR family transcriptional regulator, whose protein sequence is MIDRQRGRATLLGSRIPLASLIQALAVAEYLNFRHAANALGVSISSISTRMKALEEDLGVLLFERHARGVRLTEAGRRFVKHVAVGVDQLDHAVKTAGMAASGECGRLRVGIHALIPGSFLAKLIGRYRESHPRLDIEMTEGTARDAVMQLRADRLDLVFLAGAPELPDCHSRRIWTESLVVALPKQHRLARRAAVTWSDLSGETFLARHGGTGPQAHDHIVLRLTGRWPAPSIIRFDVGHSTLLSMVGQGFGITIVGDATSLLPNSDIVFLPISDEPEPIPFSAVWSPHNRSTTLRNLLALAGAMGRHCESSQPVRQR, encoded by the coding sequence ATGATCGACCGTCAAAGGGGAAGGGCGACCTTGCTGGGGTCGCGCATTCCTCTCGCCTCGCTGATCCAGGCGCTCGCGGTCGCCGAATATCTCAATTTCCGCCATGCTGCCAACGCGCTGGGTGTCAGCATTTCTAGCATCAGCACCCGCATGAAGGCTCTGGAGGAAGATCTTGGTGTTCTCTTGTTCGAGCGCCATGCGCGAGGGGTCCGGCTGACAGAGGCCGGTCGCCGCTTCGTCAAGCACGTCGCCGTCGGCGTGGATCAACTCGACCATGCTGTAAAGACGGCCGGCATGGCGGCATCGGGGGAATGCGGCCGCCTTCGCGTCGGCATCCACGCCCTGATTCCGGGCAGCTTCCTTGCCAAGCTGATCGGCCGGTATCGTGAAAGTCATCCTCGCCTCGACATTGAGATGACGGAAGGCACGGCCCGCGATGCGGTGATGCAGCTTCGCGCAGACCGTCTCGACCTTGTTTTCCTGGCTGGTGCGCCTGAGCTGCCCGACTGCCACTCTCGTCGAATATGGACCGAGTCGCTGGTCGTCGCGCTGCCGAAGCAGCATCGGCTGGCTCGTCGCGCTGCCGTCACGTGGTCCGACCTTTCAGGAGAAACGTTCCTGGCCAGGCATGGCGGCACCGGCCCACAAGCGCATGACCATATCGTTCTGCGTCTCACCGGGCGCTGGCCGGCTCCCTCGATCATTCGGTTCGATGTTGGGCACAGCACGCTGCTTTCGATGGTCGGGCAGGGTTTTGGTATCACCATCGTCGGGGATGCCACGTCGCTCCTGCCGAATTCCGATATCGTCTTCCTCCCGATTTCCGACGAGCCTGAGCCAATCCCTTTCTCAGCGGTTTGGTCGCCGCATAATCGAAGCACAACCCTTCGTAACCTTCTTGCACTCGCTGGAGCGATGGGTCGCCATTGCGAGTCGTCTCAGCCGGTCCGACAGCGGTAA
- a CDS encoding helix-turn-helix domain-containing protein, with translation MKLLDIGVLSKRSGVAPSTLRYYEEIGLIQSVARHGLRRQFDTPVVTQLALISLGKMAGFSLDDIKGMFAKDGTPQLPRAELHLRADLLDEQIRGLTRLRDALRHVADCPAETHMDCTKFKRLMQFASRSPGIQKR, from the coding sequence ATGAAACTTCTCGATATAGGTGTTCTGTCGAAACGGAGCGGCGTCGCGCCGTCGACCTTGCGCTATTACGAGGAAATCGGACTGATCCAGTCGGTCGCGCGGCATGGGTTGCGGCGGCAGTTCGATACGCCGGTGGTGACGCAGCTCGCGCTGATTTCATTGGGAAAGATGGCGGGATTTTCGCTGGACGACATCAAGGGCATGTTCGCCAAAGACGGAACGCCGCAATTGCCGCGCGCTGAATTGCATCTGCGCGCAGATCTGCTCGACGAGCAGATCCGTGGCCTCACGAGGCTACGCGATGCGCTCCGACATGTGGCTGATTGTCCGGCGGAGACCCATATGGACTGCACGAAATTCAAGCGCCTGATGCAGTTTGCGTCGCGGTCCCCCGGGATCCAAAAGCGGTGA
- a CDS encoding MarR family winged helix-turn-helix transcriptional regulator, whose translation MTNEKDTVSATQARDPEPVDALDPRQAPSFYIKLLSQELTRIAEAGLRPLGLGMGSLHVLTALKTGEASTQADLVKLLHVEQPSMAQMLARLERDGLIARSPHPSNGRLQLIELTPVAKSLLPRSKEILMEGNKRALADFSGEETQHLLALLKRMHRNLSGGVNET comes from the coding sequence ATGACGAACGAGAAAGACACCGTTTCTGCAACGCAGGCCCGTGACCCCGAGCCTGTTGATGCGCTTGATCCCCGGCAGGCACCTTCCTTTTACATCAAGCTGCTGTCGCAGGAATTGACGCGCATTGCCGAGGCCGGGTTGCGGCCTCTCGGTCTGGGAATGGGGAGCCTGCACGTCCTGACCGCCCTCAAGACCGGGGAGGCGTCAACGCAGGCCGACCTCGTGAAACTCCTGCATGTGGAACAGCCATCGATGGCGCAGATGCTTGCCAGGCTCGAACGCGATGGGTTGATTGCAAGGTCGCCGCATCCCTCGAACGGGCGTCTCCAACTCATTGAACTCACACCTGTCGCGAAGTCGCTCCTGCCCCGTTCCAAGGAAATCCTGATGGAGGGAAACAAGCGCGCCCTGGCGGACTTTTCTGGCGAGGAGACCCAGCACCTGCTCGCGCTTCTCAAGCGCATGCACCGCAATCTGTCTGGCGGCGTCAACGAAACCTAG
- a CDS encoding MFS transporter, protein MADTAQTRTPIPILIALATATLTASLGISIASVLLPTLTRSFSATASDVQWVVLAYLMSVTIAIVSAGRLGDILGHRRVLIAGLAVFVTASVLCAIAPDLVWLVTGRALQGLGGAILIALPMSIARDLVPAERLGTAMGLLGTTSAVGTALGPSLGGVLLAWGDWRMAFWLLTGVASATLLLSVASLPRNSAPRNALWRELDFPGTFVLVIALASYALATSGGTAGIPLPPNVLISGALIAIALFVIVENRVTSPLVPMALLRDRKTGIGFVMNLAVGTIMMSTLVVGPFFLAFALGLNEALIGLAMAVGPVVSALSGIPAGRLTDRLGANRVIVIGLVQTMLGLLCLAFLPRYFGVSGYVVALITLTPAFQLFLAANNTAVLADASKEQRGRLSGLLGLSRNLGLMTGASAMSTLFVVILGTGDAAQASVADIARAFSMTFTAAAGLALVTLGLAIFSHAGRIREASGPTEEA, encoded by the coding sequence ATGGCCGACACGGCACAGACCCGAACTCCCATCCCCATCCTGATCGCCCTTGCCACCGCAACGCTGACCGCGTCTCTCGGTATCAGTATTGCTTCCGTCCTGCTTCCGACTTTGACGCGCAGCTTCTCCGCGACGGCGTCAGACGTTCAGTGGGTTGTGTTGGCCTATCTCATGTCCGTGACCATCGCTATCGTCTCCGCCGGACGGCTCGGAGACATCCTCGGCCATCGCCGCGTTCTGATTGCCGGCCTCGCTGTCTTTGTTACTGCGTCGGTTCTGTGTGCGATTGCTCCGGACCTCGTCTGGCTGGTCACAGGACGCGCGTTGCAGGGGCTCGGCGGGGCGATCCTGATCGCGCTGCCTATGTCGATCGCGCGTGATCTCGTCCCTGCAGAGCGGCTTGGCACGGCGATGGGGCTGCTTGGGACGACATCTGCGGTCGGTACGGCACTCGGCCCTTCGCTGGGCGGTGTGCTGCTGGCCTGGGGCGACTGGCGAATGGCCTTCTGGCTCCTCACCGGTGTCGCCAGTGCAACGCTTCTCCTGTCCGTCGCCTCCCTCCCCAGGAATTCCGCGCCCAGAAACGCGTTGTGGAGGGAACTGGATTTTCCGGGGACCTTTGTACTGGTGATCGCGCTCGCGTCCTATGCACTCGCGACCAGCGGGGGAACCGCTGGTATTCCCCTGCCACCGAACGTATTGATTTCTGGCGCCCTGATCGCGATCGCCCTGTTTGTGATCGTCGAAAACCGCGTGACCTCACCGCTGGTGCCGATGGCTCTGCTTCGCGACCGCAAGACGGGCATTGGGTTTGTCATGAACCTGGCTGTCGGCACGATCATGATGTCCACCCTGGTTGTCGGCCCCTTCTTCCTTGCCTTCGCGCTTGGGCTGAACGAAGCGCTCATCGGTCTGGCAATGGCGGTCGGGCCCGTGGTCTCTGCGCTCTCCGGCATTCCGGCGGGGCGGCTGACGGATCGGCTCGGCGCGAACCGCGTGATCGTCATCGGTCTGGTGCAGACCATGCTCGGACTGCTGTGCCTGGCCTTCCTGCCGCGATATTTCGGCGTGAGTGGCTATGTTGTCGCGTTGATCACGTTGACGCCGGCCTTTCAACTCTTCCTTGCCGCCAACAACACGGCGGTACTTGCCGACGCCTCGAAAGAGCAGCGTGGGCGCCTGTCGGGTCTGCTTGGCCTCTCGCGGAACCTGGGCCTGATGACCGGCGCCTCCGCCATGTCCACCTTGTTTGTCGTCATCCTCGGAACAGGGGATGCTGCGCAGGCTTCCGTCGCGGATATTGCACGTGCCTTTTCGATGACCTTCACCGCTGCGGCGGGGTTGGCGTTGGTCACTCTGGGGCTGGCCATCTTCAGCCATGCCGGGCGGATACGCGAAGCATCCGGCCCGACAGAGGAGGCTTAG
- a CDS encoding FAD-dependent monooxygenase, whose amino-acid sequence MNNIRGSQVTVVGAGPTGLMLACELKLLGVNVTVVERRSTGTGESRAPGINARTMEIFGQRGLADLFLEKGRPLPAVLFSGIPMFPGEIEACWPDALILPQHETERILTDRAIELGVAIEWGAELLHFSQDAGNVKMLVQTRDGIQQLHADYLVGCDGGHSTVRRLCGATFHGDDPVSHWVVADVQLDSPPSDKDSFGRNIRVGTYQVSRIEPDWFRVSLMRMTPPADRSAPVTLQELRQTLFDGLGTDYGLRRARWISRFADGFRQVDRYRNGRVFLAGDAGHTHSPIGGQGLNLGIQDAVNLGWKLATVINHGASDTVLDTYHEERHPVAEGVLQIAKAQTALIKPGSQIEALRHIVSQMLAVPEVTLNLAGTLSGLSLRYAWGDGRHPLVGRRMPNLMLDTRWGKRDVFSFMHAARPVLFGFGDSAGLAIPDRWASRVDVVEGSPEVDQEDSMWRLPVTGRVPALASAFVRPDGYVAWVGSAGEPYSVKNFHEAFDRWLG is encoded by the coding sequence ATGAATAATATCCGAGGATCACAGGTCACCGTTGTCGGTGCAGGTCCTACCGGACTGATGTTGGCCTGCGAGCTTAAGCTGCTGGGCGTCAATGTCACCGTCGTCGAAAGGCGTTCCACGGGCACAGGGGAATCCCGTGCGCCGGGCATCAATGCCCGAACGATGGAAATCTTCGGACAACGCGGCCTGGCCGACCTCTTTCTCGAAAAGGGTCGCCCGCTTCCGGCTGTCCTGTTCTCAGGAATTCCTATGTTTCCGGGTGAGATTGAGGCCTGCTGGCCCGACGCGCTCATCCTGCCGCAGCATGAGACGGAGCGGATACTGACCGACCGCGCCATCGAACTCGGGGTAGCAATTGAGTGGGGGGCGGAACTGCTGCATTTCTCGCAGGACGCTGGAAATGTGAAGATGCTCGTGCAGACAAGGGATGGAATTCAGCAGTTGCATGCCGACTATCTCGTTGGCTGTGACGGCGGCCACAGCACTGTGCGGCGTCTGTGCGGAGCGACTTTCCACGGTGATGACCCGGTCTCGCACTGGGTGGTTGCCGACGTGCAGCTTGATTCACCGCCAAGCGATAAGGACTCCTTCGGGCGAAATATACGCGTCGGAACCTATCAGGTCTCCCGCATCGAACCTGACTGGTTCCGGGTCAGCCTGATGAGGATGACACCGCCGGCAGACCGTAGCGCTCCGGTCACCCTGCAGGAATTGCGTCAAACCTTGTTCGATGGTCTCGGCACCGATTACGGCTTGCGCCGGGCCCGTTGGATCTCGAGATTTGCCGACGGTTTTCGGCAAGTCGATCGGTATCGCAATGGTCGCGTCTTCCTTGCCGGCGATGCGGGGCATACGCACTCGCCGATCGGTGGCCAGGGTTTGAACCTGGGCATACAGGATGCGGTGAACCTCGGCTGGAAGCTGGCGACCGTTATCAACCATGGCGCCTCGGATACAGTGCTCGACACCTATCACGAAGAACGCCATCCCGTCGCAGAGGGCGTACTGCAAATCGCCAAGGCCCAGACAGCCCTGATAAAGCCCGGTTCCCAGATAGAGGCCTTGCGCCACATCGTTTCACAGATGTTGGCTGTCCCCGAGGTCACTCTGAACCTGGCGGGCACTCTGAGCGGGCTTTCCCTTCGCTATGCATGGGGCGACGGTCGGCACCCGCTTGTCGGGCGAAGGATGCCGAACCTCATGCTGGATACGCGTTGGGGGAAGAGGGACGTATTTTCCTTCATGCACGCGGCGCGTCCAGTGCTGTTTGGCTTCGGTGACTCCGCAGGCTTGGCCATTCCAGATCGCTGGGCTTCGCGGGTCGATGTGGTCGAAGGCTCTCCAGAGGTCGATCAGGAAGATTCGATGTGGCGGCTTCCTGTTACTGGTCGCGTTCCAGCCTTGGCGTCGGCTTTCGTTCGGCCAGACGGCTATGTCGCCTGGGTTGGATCGGCCGGCGAACCTTATTCGGTCAAAAATTTTCATGAAGCGTTTGACAGGTGGCTGGGATGA